The nucleotide window CCTGGGACTTcttggtggaggaagaagaaggaaggttCTGTTTCAAAAAAGACACCAAAGGGGGAGTTAgacaaccaaaccaaacgAAACGGAACAAACAAAACGCAAGGAGGAATGGAATGAATGCTtgagacagagagaggagagagagaaaaagaaacaacgTACCGGGCAGTTCTCGCAAGCACAGTCTCCCGGCGTACAAGTGCAGCTACCAGTATGGCCGCAATCGCACGTCTGTGCCGGCTTGGTGGCTACTGGCTTGTCGCGGGTCtccgaagcagcagcagcgccagTGGAAGGGCCCGTGTTGGTGCCTGAGCCGGAGCTCATGTCGGCCTTGGTAGACGGTTTATCGGACATTGTGACTTTTAACTAGTAGGGTGGTGTTTTGGGTGcgcccaagtggaagtggaatgtGTGTTTGGCTGAGTTGGGTTGTTGCGCTGGAGTCAAATATGGTGTGTTCGGTGCTGGTCGGTGATGGGGTGGAGAGAAGATCCGGTAGAGGTGATGAGGTGATGAGGTGATGAGAGGATGGGGGggttatatagctaatagtGGGAGGGCTGGGTTACGGCTGATGGACTTCGGATGGGAAACGATGAATGGAAGGGAGAGATGCAGTAGAGGAAGATTGGAGTAGTGGCGAGGTGACGTAAGTGCGGTTTAGAAAAGTTTagagtggtgatggtgaaagGGATCATGGGTTGGATACGGGCAAGAACGGGCAAAGCGGGCGAGAGCGGTCGTGAACTGAGTAACATGGACGGACCAAGGTGGACATGAGCtactaggtagaggtacctaaccAACCCCTCTGGGAACTGAACACACCTAAAGCTATGAGGAGCTCTCGAGAATTTGAGGAAGTCGAGTCGAGGAATCCAAGTCTTCTGACTCTGCGCATCGTGGTTCGTCAATCGAAACGGTAGTGACGATAAACCTTTCTCTTCACAGTTTTCGGAATAAGAGCTCACGGGCTCAAGGACATCACAAGGTCTCTGCGAGCAACCACGAGCTAAGCGGAAGATTGTCCGAGCGCAGAGCAATCGTCATACCTTCCGTGCGTCCGCTGGAGTGAGGAGAAAGGTCAGCCTTGAGGTATTAGGTTATTGGGTGAGGCACATGAAAGACGGCTTTTGGGGAGGCTGACCAACATTTGGGAAGCTGATATAATGATACAAGGTAGTCCAACAGCAAAGAGCTAGCACACTGCAGAAACAGAAGAAGGGTAACCAACAACTACCTTCGACAAAAAGCAATGGCTTGTCTCCATATCCCAACAAGAAGGACGATCCGAAAAATTCCAAACCCAGAGCTGCCAAGTAAAACCACCCAAGCCAACATGGCAAGAGAGAAACTTGGAgatgaaagagaagaaagtaAAAAGGGGGTATCCAGACATGCAAACCTATATTATCAACACCTTCCATCCTTACAGTGATCaatcctccctcttccctaTCATCATAAACCCTATACAGTTCCTTTAGTCCCTTCCGTCCCTACGGCACCTACTGCGCCTGTGGTACCGTCTCCGTCAAAGCCTTGTTGACTCTTGAATAAAACTTTGCCGCATGCTGCTTGGGGAAAGTGATCTCCTCAACCAAATAATCTGGCAGCAGATCGATAAGCGCGCGGTCCCTGCTCGCATCAAGCTGCGGCATGTAGTGGAACTGGTCTTCGTCGAAGTACTGGGTCGTCTCATCCGCGTCGACGTGGGGGGAGTTGGCGCTGATGTGTGCAAGTTTGAAATGGAGTGCTGATCACAGGTATTGTTAGTGAACCTGTATTGTGAACAAGCAGAAGGTGGGAGAACGGGGTATACGACGACTTACTTCCATTCTTCCCCGTCTGTATACAATCATACACATCCTCACCCGTCTGCTGGTCCCTCTTGACCCCTCTGACGATTAACCCGGTCAGATCCGAGTAGAGATCCTCTTTCAATTGGTGCTGCTGAGTCGCTTGGGCAATGGCTTCCGAGTTGCCCATGGTGAGCATGCGGTTGCCGTTCTGCTTGTTCTTCATGGCGCTTCCAGGCACTTGAGGTTGGCCAATTTTGGCGACTGCTGCGGCTTCGGCTTGACGGGAGGCTGTGAGCTTGATGTTGAGGGCATTAATTTCTGTCTTGGATTTTGTGAGGGAGCTCGTGAGTTCGGCGACTTTGGCGTCAAGGGTTGACAGTTGGGATTCGGATGCTTCGAGCTGCTTGTGGAGCCGGGTGGCCTCTCTGGCGGCTTCCTTTTGGGAGGTGAGCTCGGCTTTGAGGGCAGCAATTAGCTGGTCGGAGGCTGTGGAGGGGTTTGTTAGCAGTTGTCACCCAATAGTTTCCGAACACAAGACATAACATACCAGCCGTCCTCTCCTCGGATTGCTTCCTCAATTTATCAAAGTTCCTCTCTGCCTCCTTAACCGCAACCTCTCTCAGATCTCTGTATTTCAGCTCCAACGCCTCGTACTTCTGCGTCAGCTCGCCCAACTTGCGCCGTAGCTCCGGGTCGTCAGTCCTTGCCCCAGCCGTATGTGTCTTAAACCCCAGCCCCAACGAAGACGACTTCCTGGTTGTGCTCGCTGGAGGTCCGCTATGCCACGCTCCCGGGATCGGTAAcgattcttcctcctcaattTGAGTCTCCTCATGTGTCACCTCCGTTAACTCTTCCTGCTGTGACGtctcatcctcttccactGCCACCAAttcctccaccttcttcttcctcccccttccgCCCCTTATCGCGGTCGCCGTCACCGACATCGGCGTCTCCGTCACAGCCGCGGCAGCAGTTTTCCTGGGCCTCCCCCTTGCCGCCCTTGTCGTTGTTTCCTTCGGCGGCGCCTCCACTTCCTCGGGAGCAGTAACATCATGCATGGTCGTATCCTCGTCCCCTTGCTCCTCCGCAATCGTCCCGGTGTGCTCGGTAGATtccatctcttcctcttctataatagtggcggcggcgcgctTCCCCCTTCCACTGGTGCGAGTTGCTCTTCCGACGGTGGAGGGAGTCGCGGTAGCGTTGCCGGAACTCTCTGCCAGCGCGGCACGAGCAAGGGCGGCTTTTTGTCGGACTGTAAGGGCTTTGGTCTTTTGCGCGGACGCCTTGGTGACTTTGTTTGCGGAAGCGGCCGCCGCAGCGGTTCGCTTGCTCGCTACGGAGGGAGTGGAAGCGGTCTTTCGTTTGGCGGGAGCCATTGTGCTTGCGCCTGCGCCCGAGGCGGCTTTTTGTCTTGTTGCTagggctgctgttgttgtttgggcTGTCGCTTGTTTCGCCTTTGACGCAGCGGTGGGTTTAGTTGCTGACCCCGTCTTGACTCCTGTCGTGCTCGGCTGCTTGAGGATCGATTTTGGCTTTGTTATTGTCGATGTCAATTTTGTTTTCGTTGCCGCTTTGCTGCTGCCGAAGCGAGTAGATGCAGGCCCGCTAAGTCCGTCCTCCGAATCCGATTCCACCAGTCCCAGCAAACGAGTGCCGCGTTGCGCCCTTGACATCAGACTGCAAGGTAATGCGAAATGTGCAGGAAGGGATACCTGTACGTGGGTTTCCGACCGGCACAGGTTGTCGTCTGGCGGAGGCGGTCGTCGATCGCGCTGGCGATGATTGGCGCGCAATGGAGTCGAATGGGATGCGATTAGCGACGCGCAGGTCGGTAGCTGCTGCTCCAAATTGGGCGAATGACTGGCGGCAATTGTAACTTGGAAAGGCACGTCGGTGTATTCCACTTGCTTTGCGACAAGTCGGTGTCAGCGCGGGTGCGAAAGGATGACGAACTTCACGCGATTGAAGGTTGCTGGGCCGCAAAAGTAAACAATTTATTGTCGggaaggaagtggagggGCTGTCGCAAGACAGAATCGCGGCTTGTTTTCCTCttttagggttagggtcagaGCCGGCTACATCTTTCATTACCTCCGAGCCCCTTTCCTAACCCCAACGGTATATGCATGGTAAAAGGGAATGGCAAGATCATTCTCATAAAGTTCCTGTTTCTTAGTGGAATCTGCAGATGGTAATCTGAAATAGCGCCCCCCAAATCGTCAGACGTACCGCCGCAACTCCCATGGTCTTTATTCTGCCCATATACCCTTCGAACGCCAGATATGTACAAGCCCGCTATATGTGATGAAGTTTTCATGAAACTGTTTCCCCGCCGTTTACCATTACGATCGATATCGAATACCACATCCTGTTACTGCTCTTCGTTAATAAAACGAAGTGGACTCTGTCCTCAGCGACAAGAAAGCCAACGAACCAACAAGCAGGCCGCCTAGTCCTCAGCTGTCCTCTTTGCCTCTTTCAGTCTCTGATGGTGTTGCCGCCTGATGGTCCACAATGAGACGCAAAGCCCGATAGCGCAAGCACCAAGCGTCATGTAATATGCGTCTTTGTAGCAATCGATACCATCAGGACAGGTGCGCTCGCCCTCGTCATTGACAATGCTGTGCTTGTCAAAGACTTTGCCGTAAAACAGGTTAAAGACGTTGCCTGATACGACAGGGCTCAAAGTCATGAAGCCCCAGTTTTGACTGAGTCCATGGATACCAAACGATTCGGCCACGATGGATGGAAAAAcgccgaagaggaagccgTAGCCAAGACCAGAAAGACCGGAGACGAAACCGAGCAGATGTGGGTTGAGGATGTTGAGAGCGCACAGCTGAGCGATGAAGAAAATCACGCTTCCTAATGCAAGGCACCAGACACGGCTGGCCTTCAACACCTTGACGAGGAAATCTGATCCGACACCTTGAAAGTAAAGTTAGTATTAATCTTCAACATGGAATTGAGCCACTTCTTACCGCTGAGCAGCCGGCCAATAAAACTACCGATAGACAGAATAGAAACATGCATCTGTTGTCGATGAACGAGGAATGTGTCATCAACTGTTTTGTCATAGTATTTCCATAGAGCGTTGACATCATGGCCAATGTTGCTGTTAGATGTTAGCGGGCAGGGCACATAGTATAGGTAGAAGGTCACAGCAAGGACTCAACACGTACTTGATGGTCATCAAACCAATTCCAGCCAAGATGGCCATAATGCAAAATAGTTGCCAAAACTCGAGACTCTTCAGCAAGGCCCAACCACGGATATCTATACGGTGCGAACGATCCATATCAACACTGCTCTCAACATAAACATCACCTGGTAGTGAGGACGATCTGGACACAAGGGACGATGTCTCGTCAATGTCCTCCTGTGCCGTTCCCGCGGAGGCCGCTTCGACGTCATTGGATCGGCGAGGAGGGCTGACGTCTCGAGAAGATGAGGGCCCCACGAGCTCGTCTGTGGCTCCGCTGAGGGCCGGTGCTGTAGTGCCACTGGGAGTGGTGTAAACAGTGGGCGACATACCAGGTTCTCCGTCGACGAAACTGCGACCAGTCTGGGGCTTGGACTCCTCAGATAGTGTCCGGCGCAATTGTTGAGAGCTCGAGAGCCCTGGCCCGGAATGGATCGGGTGATACGAAGAACGCGGGTAAACCTTGAGGAAGAAAAACCCGAGGAACGTAAGGGTGAAAGTACCAACGGAAAGGAACATGAGGAAGGCGCCAGTGTTGCCGGGGAAGAAGACACTCCCagaggcggagaagaagaatgcACTAAGACCAAAGGCGGCCAGCGGAAAGGCTGTGGCTGTTCCGCGGTGATGAGGCCAATTCAGCGCCGACGTTTTGACTGAGGCAGCAAAGGCCATGCAGCTTCCAAATCCAGTCAAGAAGCTGAAGATGCAAAGCAGGGGAACGGAGCCAGTGCCGCTTTCATAGGCGGCTTTGAAGGGGAAGTATCCCAAGCCCAGCAACAAGGCGCCGAGAATGACTGGTGGGCGGGTTCCTCGGCGGTCCACATACATTCCAACTGGCACGCCCATCGAATACATGCCCAGATTCCCGGCCAGTCCGATCAGGTTGCTCTGCGTCGTCGTGAGGTGCAGCTTGTCGGCAAACTGAGGAGCCCATGCTGAGTAGACATACTATCCAGAGTACGCAGACGGCGCAAGGAGTTAGCAGTAGTCCCATTGTGGTAGCTTTGTGTTGCACGACAGATCAGGGAAATCGCCCACATTTGTTCCACATGCTAGTGATATGACCGTTGCTGCTATGCTCGACACCAGGCGGGCGCGCTTAAGCTGCTGGTCGAGCATGGTCCTAGTTGTAGTTGTCATGGTTGGGATAACCGCAAGGTGAAGAGACTCCTGAGTCTCGAACGGTCAAGTTATCACGATCAAACGGTCTGAAGCATCCCCGCGACGCCGTTGCAATGAAGGGCCCCTGCCGATCGCAAAAGGTGTCGGAAACCCGGAGTTGGAACAGGCCAAAACTAGTACAAAGATGGTAGAATCGGCAGCAAGCCTGGCATGGCAATTCAGAAACAGGATGAAGGAAATACGATCAAGTCAAAgttgggaggagggagggaggatgTGTGTTGTCGTCACTGGGGTGTAGGTACTTCCGACACATGCCTTATCTGACACTACCTTATCAGCCCGCATTATACTCGTTGTAAGGGGTGTGAATTGTTAGCGGTTGTCCAGTGACGCAGGCCCGCTGATTGCGAGTTCCTGGGGTCATTGTCCCAAAGGCCATCTTGTGATTGGCCCAGCGCCAGCGGGCAGCTGACAGGCGGTTCCGATACAGGACCTGAGCAGCCAGCCGCCTATCCAAGTATGATAGGTACATATGAAACATGATCCGTCGTCCATCTTTCTGTCGCAGTCTCTCCTGAATCTCTCTCCCGTCGGCGGGGCAGAGCTGAGGTGAAGAGAACAGCCCATGTATTGGTGCCTGATACAACGGTGTGAGATGAGAGTTGAGTACCAGAATCGTGGCACAAGACTGTCATTAGCTAACCCACGTAGCTGTTGGAGAGCAGTGTCCACTCCCCGTAGGCCTAGAATTTAGTAACGAGTTGGATACGTAATGAGAATGGGGGCATGGATGGACCTGGACAGCTGAATGTTCCCCAGATTCGAAACGGGTCCTGGAGTCACGATGCCGGCGGGTCCCCGCTTGCCCCGGGCTCGGGAGACGGGGATGCCGGTTTGCCCGGGATCCATGTCCGTGGATCCGGATCCGAAAGTTATCGACTTTGGAGGAAAGCTGAGGGTTACGGCCGGGTACTAGCCCACGTGGTATCGTTGCTGTGTACATATTCAATACTTGTAATCCAATGGTACCCGGCCAGGGGTCTATGATGGCTTTCAGTGCATTTTGAGGTCAGCATCTAATGACTGGATTATCAAGAAGCATGAGAGGTGATCCGTGTCAATTGGAACGGGCAAGCGAGATTTTGAAAAGGCATTGAAGAGTCGGTAATCTAAACGGCGAGGCTTTCACTTTCATCGATCTGACGCACAGGCGGAAGTTGCCCAGTTGAGATTGGACTGATCGAGACGGGCATTGATCATGCCCGCTGAACGTACTCATGGTGGCGCAGTGTGGCTTGAATGCCAGTACTCTGCGTGAGAACTGAAATGATTGGCCCCGAGAGGTGGCCGGGGCTTCTGCCAGTCCAGCCGCCGCGTGTGTACAGTACAGTAGTCATCTGCTACTACTTACCCACCCGCTGAACCAACTGCCCTGACGTCCGTCTGGTCGCAAGTTGACGACTCACGCTGTGGGATCTTGGATGATTCTAGACCtcgttacctacctatcacCAAACCTCTCTTTCTCGACTATCGAGCCGATACGATTTGCGCCGCCCAGTTTCAACGGCGAGCATAATTTCCTATTCGCTTCTTCCGTCATTAATCGACCAAAATCAAACTGAAAACCGCAACCTAGTCGACTCTTCGCCATGGGCGCGCTTCTttcgctgccgctgctcgCGGTGCCGAGTCTAGGCACTGTAAGTTGCCTCCACACCACGAGCTCACGAACTCGACGTTATGACCCATGATACTGACCATCTCCCTCCGTCACACAGATCCTCGGATTTGCTGGTAGTTGCTGCGGTGCTGCGGCATGCTCCGCTCTCTGTAGCGCGTGCGGAAAATGCGGCAACAGGTTGGTGACGATTGTCTCTACGGCATCCTGTTTGCTAGACTAACATCGGTTGGAATAGTGTCCTTACCCGTATCGCATATGCCCTCATCCTTCTCATCAACTCGATACTTTCGTGGATAATGCTCACCAAATGGGCAATCGAAAAACTGCAACACCTCACCTTCAACTACGTCAAGATCAGCTGTGGAGATGGAGACTGCTATGGCTGGCTCGCTGTCCACCGCATCAACTTTGCTCTCGGCTTGTTTCACCTGATGCTGGctggccttctcctcggaGTTAACTCTTCTAAGCACCCTCGCGCGAAAATCCAGAACGGCTTCTGGGGACCCAAGATCATCGCCTGGCTCGGCTTGATTGTCCTAACCTTCTTCATCCCGGACGAGTTCTTTGTGTTCTGGGGCAACTATGTCTCGTTTATTTGTGCGAtgctcttcctcatcctcggccTTATTCTACTGGTCGACCTGGCGCACAACTGGGCCGAGTACTGCCTGGCGCAGATTGAGGATACCGACTCGCGTACTTGGAGAATCATCTTGATTGGCTCGACGCTGAGCATGTACCTCGCGTCCCTTGCCATGACCATCATCCAGTACATCTTCTTCGCTGGGAATGGCTGCTCTATGAACCAAGCAGCAATTACCATCAATCTGCTACTCTGGATCGCCGTTTCGGCCATATCTGTGCATCCGACAGTGCAGGAGTACAACCCCAAGGCGGGGCTTGCGCAAGCCGCCATGGTGGCCATCTACTGCACCTACCTGACCATGTCTGCGGTCTCGATGGAGCCTGATGAGACCGAAGACCGGCGGTGCAACCCTCTGGTGCTGGGCCAGGGCACGCGGACCACCACCATTATTCTCGGCGCCATCGCAACCATGCTCACGGTGGCCTATACTACCACACGGGCAGCAACCCAGAGCCTTGGTCTCGGTGGAAGCGGAAGGGGACAGATCCAGCTGCCCGATGAGGATGAGCATGACCTCGTGACGCAACAACCAAGCTTTCGGCGGGAGATGCGGGCTGAGGCGCTCCGTAGGGCCGTTGAGGAAGGAAGTCTTCCTGCAGATGCCCTCTTATCAGATGACGACGAGAGCGATGCGGGTGACCGTACGGCCAACGATGATGAGAGATCGAGCACTCAGTACAGTTATGCCATGTTCCacatcgtcttcttcctggcCACTGCCTGGGTTGCTACCTTGTTGACCATGGACTGGGATGACAAGAAGCAGGGCGACTTTGCCACGGTTGGTCGTACGCTGTGGGCGAGCTGGGTCAAGATCGTGAGCTCGTGGGTCTGCTACGGCTTGTATACCTGGACCCTGGTTGCACCAATTGTGCTGCCAGACCGCTTCGATGGCTACTAAACGGTTTTGAATACTTTGGCGCCTCGGGTACCCGCTTGAGGTTGAGGGAGTACactacctttttttttctcacttATCACATTTTTGTATTGGAGTTCTAGGGGCTAATGCATTTCGGGTGTATGGGGTTATGATGGCAACTGGATCTGATAGTTTTAGTCAAGCATCGCTTTCGTGTTTCTGGTAGGCCATTTGCTGAATGATATTTggatatattttatatcacAGGCGTACCTATGTCAGACATTTTGGGCACCAGATATGCCATTTGGTGAGATGCTTATCCATTTATAACTGAAGTAGAAACGGGATAAGGTGGGTTCAATGACATGGATATGATGGAAGCATCGAAGAGCGAAAGTGGCCGCCATGTTCGGGCAAGGCCAACGATGCCAGGTATCTGGAGCGTAACTTCCTTATACGGAATTACTAGCAAGAAACCCTAAGGCTGGTACGTCCCTTCCTTCACAACCCGCACAGATCTCCAGCTCCTCTGTCAGAGTCGAGTGAAAATATCTAACAAATATCATGTCTTGCCCAATGCGATCTCCCCATCCAACTAGAGCTCATCCCGGCCGAGTTGCATCATCCGAACCTTCCATTGTTCCAGGAAAAGAGATATTCGACTTCTGTTATCTTTCGATCCCCAACCATTTAGTCTTTTCCACCCAATTATCTGGCTAAATCTCCTTGCGGCCGGAAGCCCTTGTCTTTCTTACTGGCATTAATCCTTCACTTTCTTCTCCCGCACTCTCGTCATTCTTCTTTCACCGGTTGTCGCAAGAAGGTGTCAGGTGTACATCGGCAAAGCTTTCTCGCGGCAACGCAACGTCGTGGGCATTCCGGCCTCTTCCCGGTACCACCAGAATCAATATCTCGCTCGGTGTGCAAATCGAGACATCCATGGAGAGGAACAACGGACAACCGATGGTACGTATCTTGAAACTACCTGTGTCTGGGTGATGTCGACAATTCCGACCTCCGCGTTACTAACACTGCATGTCAACGCTAGTATCGTACCACGCAATACCTTTTCCACGAATCACCGGGATGACGTCAAAATATAAGGCTCCTTGTGGGACTTCCTACGGCCGCTTGATCGGAGAAATCCAGTAACCAGGGTCTGGTTTGCCTTATTCAGATACCCCGAGCCTTGCCTCGACAGGAAAATCAGACGGAACATCATCCATAGGCTACCCTGGGCTAGATGCTGCCATCCATGGAAAGGATCCCCTATTCCATGGACAGAGTCATCTGTATGAGGTCTGTCAGAACCTATCCGATGATCAAGGTACTTCACGCCCCCTTCACCATGGGTGGTTTATCCGAGACCTGTTTGCCTGTTGTTTCAAACACTGAGTTTCCTCGGCCCGCTTTCTCGCCCTCGCCGTTCCCCCGGCTGTCTTTTCGCTCGTTGGATTCGCAGAGCCGCACCGAATACCCACACCTCTATGGGGGAAGTCCACAAAACCAGTCTATGAGGCAGTCAACCGTTGCATACTACCACGACAGACTGATAGACAGGGGCATATATGACAAGAAGCCATAATTACCCTGATTATAAACTATGCCGACCAATCGTTGTTTCCCTCCCCTGGAACAGGGGGTTTATGCTATGACAAGGAAACTCAACAATCGCTCTCTTGTCATTACCACTTGCGCAGTGGGCTTCAAACTCGCCTGATCTAGGGAGACCAAGAGCGTCTGGATGAATCGGCTCCATCCCGCGATGTGAAGAAGCGTGCGAAAGAAGCACAACAGGCTTGACGCATAATCACACGGTACGCCAACGTTTCGGCTACATAACGACCATATCAGTAATCAAGAGGCGACCAAGGTTGAAGACCTCAATCGCCAAAATCAAAGGCCCGTCATGCGAGAAACCGCCTAACACCTTGATTCATGGCTGGGAAGTTCGCAAACATACAGCCAACATCGCTGACTCCAGCACCTATGCATCAGGGAAGGTTGCTCTCCTGGCTATCAACCAGTTGCTACGTCCTTCCATGCTCCGGACCTTAATCTTATCTCGCCATCCCGCATGTCTTTGATCTCCTGGGTCAGAAAGAACGGAGTGGGCCTGCCATCATTGCATACCTGAGCTCCATCAACTTGTGTAACGGTTTCACAAATTGACAATACATACAGACGCTCGCGAAACAGTGGTCTAACAACAAACAAATTGTCCAATGTTGGAACGAAAGGTTAGAGAGTTTTTCATGGGTCCTGAAATTTCCCGATTTGTCTGCATTCTCTTCTGGTTTTGACATGAGCCATACAATGGCCATGGGAGCACAAGTTTGCTTCGAGGGGGTTCTGATTACATGCTTTTCCTGTCACCTCACAGCTCTACGCGTGCAGGCGACAACAACATGACACTTCCTATTCACATTAACTTTGTTCAGTAGGTGGCGGCTGAACAAAGTTCCGGCAAGAACAGAAGTTGACCCAGATATTCTGCTTTATTCCGATCTCTTGTTGAGTGTCTCACATCAGTGTGAACTTCAACTACGCTAGTTTGTCACCCCAGAGGGCGTCAAGGCTTGGAGGTAGTTCACAGAACATTCAACGCCAGGGGTAACCGTGTAATATCCGGTCACGGAGCGTCCGAGATTCCGATGAGCACTTTCATCATGATTCAATCTGGGGAGATGCTACCTCTCGAAGGTTACACCAAGTCCCCACAGCTTTGACGCATTCTCGACGCGGTACTTTGCTCGCAGCTAGCAAACGGAATTATGACCTGTTACTGGCCAACACAAAAGCAATATGTACCTTTCCGACTGTAATGGCCATACGAGGAAGGCCCtttaccaccaccgccatcagTCCAGCCAAATTGCGACTTTGGGGTACAGATGGGTACGACAATTGCTTTGACATTTCATCCATAGGTACGTACCCTTTCACTGAATCCCGCACTCATCGCAAGGATTTTACGTCGCCATCCCTCCCGGCAAGAGAAAACCAGAATCATCGTCGGAAAAAATTGTGTTGCCATGAATGACCAGAAGCCTCATCCCTCATGGATTGGAGAGTCGACTTTGTCGTCGTATTAATCCAGTGTCTACAATCGTGCCTTCAGGATCCCAGGCGTGTGCTGGCTAGCATCGGACGATCACTGTTTATCACCGCGAAATCGTAGATTGAAAGCCAGGTGAGGGAAGAAAGTATCAATGCATGGGAACTAACTGTGCACATCGGTTACTGTACCATGCCA belongs to Neurospora crassa OR74A linkage group IV, whole genome shotgun sequence and includes:
- a CDS encoding membrane protein TMS1, translated to MGALLSLPLLAVPSLGTILGFAGSCCGAAACSALCSACGKCGNSVLTRIAYALILLINSILSWIMLTKWAIEKLQHLTFNYVKISCGDGDCYGWLAVHRINFALGLFHLMLAGLLLGVNSSKHPRAKIQNGFWGPKIIAWLGLIVLTFFIPDEFFVFWGNYVSFICAMLFLILGLILLVDLAHNWAEYCLAQIEDTDSRTWRIILIGSTLSMYLASLAMTIIQYIFFAGNGCSMNQAAITINLLLWIAVSAISVHPTVQEYNPKAGLAQAAMVAIYCTYLTMSAVSMEPDETEDRRCNPLVLGQGTRTTTIILGAIATMLTVAYTTTRAATQSLGLGGSGRGQIQLPDEDEHDLVTQQPSFRREMRAEALRRAVEEGSLPADALLSDDDESDAGDRTANDDERSSTQYSYAMFHIVFFLATAWVATLLTMDWDDKKQGDFATVGRTLWASWVKIVSSWVCYGLYTWTLVAPIVLPDRFDGY
- a CDS encoding MFS transporter, with translation MTTTTRTMLDQQLKRARLVSSIAATVISLACGTNYVYSAWAPQFADKLHLTTTQSNLIGLAGNLGMYSMGVPVGMYVDRRGTRPPVILGALLLGLGYFPFKAAYESGTGSVPLLCIFSFLTGFGSCMAFAASVKTSALNWPHHRGTATAFPLAAFGLSAFFFSASGSVFFPGNTGAFLMFLSVGTFTLTFLGFFFLKVYPRSSYHPIHSGPGLSSSQQLRRTLSEESKPQTGRSFVDGEPGMSPTVYTTPSGTTAPALSGATDELVGPSSSRDVSPPRRSNDVEAASAGTAQEDIDETSSLVSRSSSLPGDVYVESSVDMDRSHRIDIRGWALLKSLEFWQLFCIMAILAGIGLMTINNIGHDVNALWKYYDKTVDDTFLVHRQQMHVSILSIGSFIGRLLSGVGSDFLVKVLKASRVWCLALGSVIFFIAQLCALNILNPHLLGFVSGLSGLGYGFLFGVFPSIVAESFGIHGLSQNWGFMTLSPVVSGNVFNLFYGKVFDKHSIVNDEGERTCPDGIDCYKDAYYMTLGACAIGLCVSLWTIRRQHHQRLKEAKRTAED
- a CDS encoding chromosome segregation protein; translation: MSRAQRGTRLLGLVESDSEDGLSGPASTRFGSSKAATKTKLTSTITKPKSILKQPSTTGVKTGSATKPTAASKAKQATAQTTTAALATRQKAASGAGASTMAPAKRKTASTPSVASKRTAAAAASANKVTKASAQKTKALTVRQKAALARAALAESSGNATATPSTVGRATRTSGRGKRAAATIIEEEEMESTEHTGTIAEEQGDEDTTMHDVTAPEEVEAPPKETTTRAARGRPRKTAAAAVTETPMSVTATAIRGGRGRKKKVEELVAVEEDETSQQEELTEVTHEETQIEEEESLPIPGAWHSGPPASTTRKSSSLGLGFKTHTAGARTDDPELRRKLGELTQKYEALELKYRDLREVAVKEAERNFDKLRKQSEERTAASDQLIAALKAELTSQKEAAREATRLHKQLEASESQLSTLDAKVAELTSSLTKSKTEINALNIKLTASRQAEAAAVAKIGQPQVPGSAMKNKQNGNRMLTMGNSEAIAQATQQHQLKEDLYSDLTGLIVRGVKRDQQTGEDVYDCIQTGKNGTLHFKLAHISANSPHVDADETTQYFDEDQFHYMPQLDASRDRALIDLLPDYLVEEITFPKQHAAKFYSRVNKALTETVPQAQ